The following are from one region of the Rosistilla carotiformis genome:
- a CDS encoding tRNA dihydrouridine synthase: protein MNDSALLTETPHLPPLSLGPVEIGFPVVQAALSGYSDWPMRVIARRAGASYTLCEVMLDQFLLAVKQRNKTRHFLHISDEEHPVGGQLMGAEPEQFAAGALRLVEAGFDVIDINFGCPVKKVLGRCRGGFHLSQPEVALEIVRRTRDIVPDPIPVTVKMRRGIDDSEQSRDNFFTIIDGAFDAGVAAVTVHGRTVEQRYKGPSRWSFLKEVKQHVGDRTILGSGDLFTADDCLRMIRETGIDGVTVARGAIGNPWIFAQARALAQGLELPAPPTVLEQRAVMESHYDLMQQMYGDRAPMLMRKFAIKYSASHPEFDALKVAFSRLKSAEEFVAVLDQYYRQDRPGQYPPSTVHATQQEC, encoded by the coding sequence TTGAACGATTCCGCTTTACTAACGGAAACTCCCCACCTTCCGCCACTCTCCCTCGGTCCCGTCGAGATCGGTTTTCCGGTCGTCCAAGCGGCTCTCTCGGGATACAGCGACTGGCCGATGCGCGTGATCGCGCGTCGCGCCGGGGCATCGTACACGTTGTGCGAAGTCATGCTCGACCAGTTCCTATTGGCCGTCAAGCAACGCAATAAGACGCGGCACTTCCTGCACATCAGCGACGAAGAGCATCCGGTCGGCGGCCAGTTGATGGGAGCCGAGCCGGAGCAGTTTGCCGCCGGAGCGCTGCGGTTGGTCGAAGCTGGCTTCGACGTGATCGATATCAACTTCGGGTGTCCCGTCAAGAAGGTGCTAGGTCGCTGCCGCGGCGGCTTTCATCTGTCGCAGCCCGAGGTGGCGTTGGAGATCGTTCGTCGGACACGCGATATCGTCCCCGACCCGATCCCCGTCACCGTCAAGATGCGACGCGGCATCGACGACAGCGAACAGAGTCGCGATAACTTCTTCACGATCATCGATGGTGCGTTTGACGCCGGTGTCGCCGCGGTCACCGTCCACGGCCGGACGGTGGAACAACGTTATAAGGGTCCCAGTCGCTGGAGCTTCTTGAAAGAGGTCAAGCAGCATGTGGGCGATCGCACGATTCTCGGCAGCGGCGATCTGTTTACCGCGGACGATTGTCTGCGGATGATCCGCGAAACGGGGATCGACGGCGTCACGGTCGCGCGCGGTGCGATCGGCAATCCGTGGATCTTTGCTCAGGCAAGAGCCTTGGCGCAAGGGCTCGAACTGCCCGCCCCGCCAACCGTTCTGGAGCAGCGTGCGGTGATGGAATCGCATTACGACCTGATGCAGCAGATGTATGGCGATCGGGCTCCGATGCTGATGCGGAAGTTTGCCATCAAATATTCCGCCAGCCACCCCGAATTCGACGCACTGAAAGTCGCGTTCTCGCGGCTCAAGTCGGCTGAGGAATTTGTCGCCGTGCTCGATCAATATTATCGACAGGATCGACCCGGCCAATATCCTCCCTCGACCGTCCACGCGACACAGCAGGAATGTTAA